In Monodelphis domestica isolate mMonDom1 chromosome 3, mMonDom1.pri, whole genome shotgun sequence, the following proteins share a genomic window:
- the ACOT13 gene encoding acyl-coenzyme A thioesterase 13: MRLAMGPQTLQNLQQLLKAILDTRCFDRVLEKVTLLSASPGKVVCEMKVEEEHTNKLGTLHGGLTATLVDVISTIAFINTERGAAGVSVDMNITYLSPAKLGEEILIAAHVLKQGKTLGFASVDLTNKITGKLVAQGRHTKHLGS, encoded by the exons ATGCGGCTGGCAATGGGTCCCCAGACTCTGCAGAACTTACAGCAACTGTTGAAGGCGATCTTGGACACTCGTTGCTTTGATAGAGTTTTAGAAAAG GTTACTCTTCTTTCTGCAAGTCCTGGAAAGGTGGTTTGTGAAATGAAAGTTGAAGAAGAGCATACCAATAAGTTGGGCACTCTACATGGTGGTCTTACAGCAACTCTGGTAGATGTTATATCTACAATAGCTTTTATCAATACAGAAAGGGGAGCAGCTGGAGTCAGTGTGGACATGAACATAAC GTACTTGTCCCCGGCTAAGCTAGGAGAAGAAATATTGATTGCTGCTCATGTTCTGAAGCAAGGAAAAACTCTTGGCTTTGCAAGTGTGGACCTGACAAACAAGATCACAGGAAAGTTGGTAGCACAAGGCAGACATACAAAACATCTaggaagctaa